In the genome of Drosophila pseudoobscura strain MV-25-SWS-2005 chromosome 3, UCI_Dpse_MV25, whole genome shotgun sequence, one region contains:
- the LOC117183652 gene encoding uncharacterized protein, whose protein sequence is MGGLWEAGVKSAKGLLLRAVGSALLTAEELETVLVGIEAVLNSRPLGPLSPDPSDGDALTPGHLLTGGPLIAPPAPRTPDQEGLSCLKRWRLVSSARQMFWQRWSREYVLGLQIRFKWHQEEPNIKEGDLVIVAEDNLPPQQWLLGRVVGTTAGQDGRVRVVELRTSSGATFRRPIHKLALLPMV, encoded by the coding sequence ATGGGCGGACTTTGGGAGGCCGGTGTGAAGTCTGCCaagggcctactcctacgggcagtcggaagcgctctcctcaccgcagaggagctggagaccgtgCTGGTCGGAATCGAGGCGGTACTCAACTCGCGCCCGCTAGGACCcctaagcccagacccaagcgacggagacgcgctgactcccgggcacctgctgacaggcgggccgctcatcgcacccccagcacccaggaccccggaccaggagggtctgagctgcttaaagcgatggcggcttgtctcgtcagccaggcaaatgttctggcagcgatggtcccgggaGTATGTGCTGGGATTACAAATAAGATTCAAgtggcaccaggaggagccaAACATAAAGGAAGGCGACCTCGTAATCGTCGCCGAAGACAACCTGccccctcaacagtggctcCTCGGAAGGGTGGTCGGAACAACCGCCGGGCAGGACGGAAGGGTCAGAGTGGTCGAGCTAAGGACGAGCAGCGGAGCCACGTTCAGGAGGCCGATACACAAATTGGCGCTTCTGCCAATGGTTTGA
- the LOC117183651 gene encoding uncharacterized protein gives MEAEADAIREFASRSGCEFAFIPPRAPHMGGLWEAGVKSAKGLLLRAIGSALLTAEELETVLVGIEAVLNSRPLGPLSPDPSDGDALTPGHLLTGGPLIAPPAPRTPDQEGLSCLKRWRLVSSARQMFWQRWSREYVLGLQIRCKWHQEEPNIKEGDLVIVAEDNLPPQQWLLGRVVGTTAGQDGRVRVVELRTSSGATFRRPIHKLALLPMV, from the coding sequence ATGGAGGCGGAAGCGGACGCGATACGCGAATTTGCGTCAAGAAGCGGGTGCGAGTTTGCCTTCATACCGCCTCGAGCACCGCACATGGGCGGACTTTGGGAGGCCGGTGTGAAGTCTGCCAAGGGTCTACTCCTACGCGCCATCGGAAGCGCTCTCCTCAccgcagaggagctggagaccgtgctggtcgggatcgaggcggtgctcaactcgcgcccgctaggacccctaagcccagacccaagcgacggagacgcgctgactcccgggcacctgctgacaggcgggccaCTCATCGCACCTCCAGCACCCAGGACCCCGGACCAGGAGGGTCTGAGCTGCTTAAAGCGATGGCGGCTTGTCTCGTCAGCCAggcaaatgttctggcagcgatggtcccgggaGTATGTGCTAGGATTACAAATCAGATGCAAgtggcaccaggaggagccaAACATAAAGGAAGGCGACCTAGTAATCGTCGCCGAGGACAACCTGccccctcaacagtggctcCTCGGAAGGGTGGTCGGAACAACCGCCGGGCAGGACGGAAGGGTCAGAGTGGTCGAGCTAAGGACGAGCAGCGGAGCCACGTTCAGGAGGCCGATACACAAATTGGCGCTTCTGCCAATGGTTTGA
- the LOC117183653 gene encoding uncharacterized protein, with product MGGLWEAGVKSAKGLLLRAVGSALLTAEELETVLVGIEAVLNSRPLGPLSPDPSDGDALTPGHLLTGGPLIAPPAPRTPDQEGLSCLKRWRLVSSARQMFWQRWSREYVLGLQIRFKWHQEEPNIKEGDLVIVAEDNLPPQQWLLGRVVGTTAGQDGRVRVVELRTSSGATFRRPIHKLALLPMV from the coding sequence ATGGGCGGACTTTGGGAGGCCGGTGTGAAGTCTGCCaagggcctactcctacgggcagtcggaagcgctctcctcaccgcagaggagctggagaccgtgCTGGTCGGAATCGAGGCGGTACTCAACTCGCGCCCGCTAGGACCcctaagcccagacccaagcgacggagacgcgctgactcccgggcacctgctgacaggcgggccgctcatcgcacccccagcacccaggaccccggaccaggagggtctgagctgcttaaagcgatggcggcttgtctcgtcagccaggcaaatgttctggcagcgatggtcccgggaGTATGTGCTGGGATTACAAATAAGATTCAAgtggcaccaggaggagccaAACATAAAGGAAGGCGACCTCGTAATCGTCGCCGAGGACAACCTGccccctcaacagtggctcCTCGGAAGGGTGGTCGGAACAACCGCCGGGCAGGACGGAAGGGTCAGAGTGGTCGAGCTAAGGACGAGCAGCGGAGCCACGTTCAGGAGGCCGATACACAAATTGGCGCTTCTGCCAATGGTTTGA